The following are encoded together in the Macadamia integrifolia cultivar HAES 741 chromosome 10, SCU_Mint_v3, whole genome shotgun sequence genome:
- the LOC122091323 gene encoding amidase 1-like produces the protein MATVGSDSGAFMEKFVLHPPTIDSPQQLPLNGLTFAIKDIFDVEGYVTGNGSPDWARTHLPAVSTAPAVLAVLNAGATAVGKTFMDEMAYSINGENKHYGTPVNPCAPDRVPGGSSSGSAVAVAAKLVDFSLGTDTGGSIRVPAAFCGIYGCRPSHAVVPTSGVIPMAQSFDTVGWFARDPVILNQVGHVLLRLPNVEPVQPSHIVIPDDCFQLLSIPRDRVTQVLVKSIEKLFGGQIFRHLNLGDYIESKVPSLKHFMSEGNEQLEFNIPALVAISKSMRLLQRYEFKSNHEEWISSVKPDLGPGISERVQEALMATNENIDNCHVVRNELRAALTELLEEFGVLALPTVPGPPFKLQAEASALENYRSRAFSLLSIAGVSGFCQVNIPLGTYENLPVAVSLLAKHGADGFLLNLVEKLDGSMKEQIEISQRMSF, from the exons ATGGCGACGGTAGGGTCGGACTCCGGAGCTTTCATGGAGAAATTTGTACTACATCCTCCAACAATTGATTCTCCTCAACAACTCCCACTGAACGGCCTCACTTTTGCCATCAAAGACAT ATTTGATGTTGAAGGATACGTGACTGGAAATGGTAGTCCTGATTGGGCCAGGACCCATTTGCCTGCCGTATCAACGGCTCCAGCTGTTTTAGCTGTCTTGAATGCTGGTGCCACAGCTGTTGGCAAAactttcatggatgaaatggCTTACAG TATAAACGGAGAAAACAAACATTATGGAACACCTGTTAATCCATGTGCCCCAGATCGGGTACCTGGAGGATCTTCAAGTGGATCTGCTGTAGCAGTGGCAGCAAAGCTTGTAGATTTCTCCTTAG GCACTGACACTGGAGGAAGCATAAGAGTCCCCGCAGCATTTTGTGGAATTTATGGGTGTCGGCCTTCACATGCAGTTGTTCCTACTAGTGGTGTTATTCCTATGGCACAGAGCTTTGATACAGTTG GATGGTTTGCAAGGGATCCTGTGATCTTGAATCAAGTAGGCCATGTACTACTGCGATTGCCTAATGTGGAGCCTGTACAACCTAGTCACATTGTTATTCCAGATGACTGTTTCCAACTTCTGAGCATTCCCAGGGATCGTGTGACCCAGGTTCTTGTTAAGTCTATTGAAAAGTTGTTTGGAG GTCAAATTTTTAGGCATTTAAACCTTGGTGATTATATTGAGAGTAAAGTTCCAAGTTTGAAGCATTTTATGAGTGAAGGAAATGAGCAACTGGAGTTTAATATACCAGCATTAGTGGCCATTTCAAAATCCATGAGGTTGCTTCAGAG GTATGAGTTCAAAAGTAACCATGAAGAATGGATCAGTTCAGTTAAACCTGATTTAGGTCCAGGCATATCAGAACGGGTACAGGAAGCCCTTATGGCAACAAATGAAAACATTGACAACTGTCATGTGGTTAGAAATGAACTCCGTGCTGCTCTTACTGAACTACTtgag gaaTTTGGTGTCCTTGCTCTTCCTACAGTTCCTGGGCCTCCATTTAAACTGCAAGCAGAGGCTTCTGCACTGGAAAACTATCGTTCTAGAGCATTTAGCTTGCTGTCTATCGCTGGAGTTTCTGGGTTCTGTCAG GTGAATATACCTTTGGGAACGTATGAAAACCTTCCAGTGGCAGTGTCTTTGTTGGCCAAGCATGGTGCAGATGGTTTtttgttgaatcttgttgagaAACTTGATGGTTCTATGAAGGAACAAATTGAAATTTCTCAGAGAATGAGTTTCTGA